Proteins encoded together in one Riemerella anatipestifer window:
- a CDS encoding L-threonylcarbamoyladenylate synthase, which yields MQEIVEVLKSGGTVLYPTDTIWGLGCDATNPEAIQKIYKIKKREPHKSLIILVDTEKRLQDLVEVPEMAWEIIDLSEKPVTIIYDAPKGLPKELLAEDGSIGIRLVKDAFCQKLIGKLNAPLVSTSANFSGDKSPMQFSDISPELINAVDIVVEEQKDKVSQWAGSSVIRIWKDNRIKVLRE from the coding sequence AGTAGAAGTTTTAAAGTCTGGGGGAACAGTGCTTTACCCTACGGACACCATTTGGGGGCTAGGTTGCGACGCCACAAACCCAGAAGCCATACAAAAGATTTACAAAATCAAAAAAAGAGAGCCACATAAATCCCTCATTATTTTGGTGGATACCGAAAAAAGACTGCAAGATTTGGTAGAAGTACCAGAAATGGCGTGGGAAATTATAGACCTTAGCGAAAAACCCGTTACGATAATCTACGATGCTCCCAAAGGCTTACCCAAAGAACTCTTGGCAGAGGACGGCAGCATAGGAATTAGGCTCGTAAAAGACGCTTTTTGTCAAAAACTCATTGGTAAGCTCAACGCCCCTTTGGTTTCCACATCGGCGAACTTTAGTGGAGATAAAAGTCCGATGCAATTTTCGGATATTAGCCCCGAACTCATAAACGCCGTAGATATTGTGGTAGAAGAACAAAAGGATAAAGTGTCTCAATGGGCGGGGTCTTCGGTCATTAGAATATGGAAAGACAACAGAATAAAAGTCTTGAGAGAGTAA
- a CDS encoding serine O-acetyltransferase, which yields MDTSNSRLVEILYSQSRQIKHYVNKQRIEDFAERIFRFLFLTEEDICFSRLSLEAHYGQLKNEFEAIITAFCGEKERNIEVEHFFEEILPEVYQKLMKDAHYFASNDPAATSVREVQVTYPGFFAIAIYRLARELWLQGVPLLPRILTEYAHSRTGIDIHPGAQIGENFMIDHGTGIVIGETTIIGNRVKIYQGVTLGALSVSLDKANTKRHPTIEDEVVIYSGATILGGDTVVGHHSIVGGNVWLTHSIEPYTKVFHKSQIIVKGIEVVETPIINYVI from the coding sequence ATGGATACTAGCAATAGTCGGTTGGTGGAGATACTCTACTCACAAAGTAGGCAGATAAAACATTACGTAAACAAACAGCGTATCGAAGATTTTGCCGAGCGTATATTTCGCTTTTTATTTCTTACGGAAGAAGATATATGCTTCTCAAGGCTTAGCCTTGAAGCCCATTATGGGCAATTAAAAAACGAATTTGAAGCCATTATTACAGCCTTTTGTGGAGAAAAAGAAAGGAATATAGAGGTAGAACATTTTTTTGAAGAAATATTACCAGAGGTTTACCAAAAATTGATGAAAGATGCCCATTATTTTGCTTCTAACGACCCTGCAGCGACTTCCGTTAGAGAAGTACAGGTTACCTATCCTGGTTTTTTTGCCATAGCAATATACCGTTTGGCTCGTGAGCTGTGGCTGCAAGGAGTCCCATTACTACCTCGTATCTTAACCGAATATGCGCACAGCCGTACGGGGATAGACATTCACCCTGGAGCCCAAATAGGAGAGAATTTTATGATTGACCACGGCACAGGAATCGTAATAGGAGAAACCACCATCATAGGGAACAGGGTTAAGATATACCAAGGCGTAACATTGGGGGCGCTTTCCGTTTCCCTTGATAAGGCGAACACCAAAAGGCACCCCACGATTGAAGATGAAGTAGTCATCTATTCGGGAGCTACCATACTCGGTGGCGATACTGTTGTGGGGCATCATAGTATCGTGGGAGGCAACGTATGGCTTACCCACAGTATTGAACCCTACACCAAAGTCTTTCATAAAAGCCAAATTATCGTAAAAGGCATTGAGGTAGTAGAAACCCCTATCATTAACTATGTAATATAA
- the cysK gene encoding cysteine synthase A → MAYTNILQTIGNTPEVKINRLFGEHSSVYIKLERNNPGGSIKDRIALAMIEDAESKGIITKDTIIVEPTSGNTGVGLALVAAVKGYKLILVMPESMSIERRRLMAAYGAELVLTPKEKGMSGAIAKAKELADENPNYWIPQQFQNPANPLVHTKTTAQEILKSFPEGLDFLVTGVGTGGHISGVSKILKEHFPNLKVYAVEPEASPVLSGGEPGPHPIQGIGAGFVPDTYQGQYVDGVLKVSKEEAFHYAQQLAKLEGILGGISTGASLAAVAQLLKSVPKESRILTFNYDTGERYWSVEGLF, encoded by the coding sequence ATGGCGTACACAAACATTCTTCAGACGATTGGGAATACACCCGAAGTCAAAATCAACCGTTTATTCGGGGAACACTCAAGTGTCTACATCAAACTGGAGCGAAATAACCCTGGAGGAAGCATCAAAGACCGTATCGCTCTAGCGATGATTGAAGATGCAGAGAGTAAAGGTATCATTACCAAAGACACCATTATCGTAGAACCAACCTCTGGGAATACAGGGGTAGGGCTGGCGTTGGTAGCTGCAGTAAAAGGCTATAAACTGATATTAGTAATGCCTGAATCTATGAGTATTGAGCGTCGTCGTCTAATGGCGGCATACGGGGCAGAGCTAGTGCTAACCCCTAAAGAAAAAGGAATGTCTGGAGCTATTGCAAAGGCGAAAGAATTGGCAGACGAGAATCCCAATTATTGGATACCACAGCAATTCCAAAACCCAGCAAATCCATTAGTTCATACCAAAACAACAGCTCAAGAGATACTAAAATCTTTTCCAGAGGGACTAGATTTCTTGGTTACGGGAGTGGGGACTGGAGGGCATATATCAGGTGTGTCAAAGATATTAAAAGAGCATTTTCCTAACCTAAAAGTATATGCAGTAGAACCTGAAGCATCTCCTGTACTTAGTGGAGGTGAGCCAGGACCGCACCCTATACAAGGTATCGGGGCAGGATTTGTGCCAGATACTTATCAAGGGCAATATGTAGATGGGGTTCTAAAGGTTTCTAAAGAAGAAGCATTTCATTATGCCCAGCAGTTAGCAAAATTAGAAGGAATATTAGGAGGTATATCTACAGGAGCGTCTTTGGCAGCTGTTGCACAACTACTTAAGTCAGTTCCTAAAGAAAGTAGAATATTAACCTTTAATTATGATACAGGAGAGCGTTATTGGTCTGTTGAAGGCTTATTTTAG
- a CDS encoding flavin reductase family protein, whose amino-acid sequence MKSINPKELPPFEVQMLLQYAIAPRPIALASTIDQNGNINLSPFSFFNLFSSNPPIVIFSPSRRVRDNSTKDTLENVLQVPEVNIGIVNYPIVQQMSLSSTEYDKSINEFVKAGFTMKDADLIAPKLIEECPVNLECKVLEVKPLGTEGGAGNLVISEVVKIHIREEYLNENGTLDQAKLDLVARLGGNWYSRNNTDNLFEVPKPLVTKGIGIDQLPCEIKNSKVFTGNDLGMLANVERLPKGSYTDDEATHLKAQRLLTEAKIEEAWQCLVY is encoded by the coding sequence ATGAAATCCATCAATCCAAAAGAACTTCCTCCGTTCGAGGTTCAGATGCTACTGCAATACGCCATTGCTCCTAGACCCATTGCTTTGGCTTCTACCATAGACCAAAACGGCAACATCAATCTTTCGCCTTTCAGTTTCTTTAATCTTTTTAGTTCTAATCCGCCTATTGTGATTTTTTCTCCCTCTAGAAGAGTAAGGGATAACAGCACTAAAGATACTTTAGAGAATGTATTACAAGTTCCTGAAGTTAATATCGGTATCGTAAACTACCCCATCGTGCAACAAATGTCTCTTTCTTCTACGGAATACGATAAAAGCATCAATGAATTTGTGAAAGCGGGGTTTACAATGAAAGATGCCGACCTAATTGCCCCCAAACTCATAGAAGAATGCCCCGTAAACCTAGAATGTAAGGTCTTAGAAGTAAAACCTCTAGGCACAGAAGGTGGTGCAGGAAATTTGGTGATTTCGGAAGTGGTTAAAATACATATCCGAGAGGAATATCTAAACGAAAACGGCACACTAGACCAAGCCAAACTAGACCTAGTGGCGAGATTAGGAGGCAACTGGTATTCTAGAAACAATACGGACAACCTGTTTGAAGTGCCAAAACCCCTAGTAACTAAAGGGATTGGCATAGACCAACTGCCTTGTGAAATAAAAAACAGTAAAGTATTTACAGGGAATGATTTGGGAATGCTCGCTAATGTGGAACGACTGCCCAAAGGCAGCTATACCGATGATGAAGCCACTCATCTAAAGGCTCAACGCCTACTTACCGAAGCAAAAATAGAAGAAGCGTGGCAGTGTTTAGTCTATTAA
- a CDS encoding Smr/MutS family protein, giving the protein MKIGDNVSVIDDDLWGIVTSIHGNEVVFRDEYHFTHRYPKHLLTLRDASLYEQTPIVRKQEANQTSRPPRKKNQHLILDLHFDQLVNNPDHYDSFERLFIQKQKLEETLDFCKLNKIKKLEIVHGIGDGVLQKLVFDTLKGKTNIEFEESDFFYHQSGSVMVNFI; this is encoded by the coding sequence ATGAAAATAGGAGATAATGTTTCTGTAATTGATGATGACTTGTGGGGCATCGTTACTTCTATACACGGCAACGAGGTAGTTTTCCGAGACGAATACCATTTTACCCATCGCTATCCTAAACATTTGCTCACTTTAAGAGATGCCTCTCTGTATGAACAAACGCCTATTGTACGAAAACAAGAAGCCAATCAAACCTCTAGACCTCCTAGAAAGAAAAATCAGCATTTGATATTAGACCTTCATTTTGACCAATTGGTAAACAACCCTGACCATTACGATAGTTTTGAACGACTATTTATCCAAAAACAAAAACTAGAGGAAACCCTAGACTTTTGTAAACTCAATAAGATAAAAAAATTGGAAATAGTTCACGGCATTGGAGATGGCGTTTTGCAAAAGTTAGTCTTTGATACCCTCAAAGGTAAAACTAATATTGAATTTGAAGAAAGTGATTTTTTCTATCATCAATCGGGCTCGGTTATGGTTAATTTCATTTAG
- a CDS encoding metallophosphoesterase family protein yields the protein MKQILLLSDTHSYLDQRILDYAKNADEIWHCGDFGNMEVVETLEKTKPLKGVYGNIDGTEIRKIFPEVLRFKCEEVEVLMIHIGGYPNRYSPLARKEILEKTPQLFISGHSHILKAMYDQKHQLLHLNPGAAGTQGWHQVRTMIRFKIDGAEIKDLEVIELGKR from the coding sequence GTGAAACAGATATTACTTCTTTCGGATACACATTCTTACCTTGACCAGCGTATTTTAGACTATGCTAAAAATGCAGACGAAATTTGGCATTGTGGCGATTTTGGAAATATGGAGGTGGTGGAAACTCTAGAAAAAACAAAACCTCTAAAGGGAGTTTATGGCAACATAGATGGTACCGAAATAAGAAAGATTTTCCCTGAAGTATTAAGGTTTAAATGTGAAGAAGTAGAAGTTCTGATGATTCACATTGGTGGTTACCCTAACAGATATAGCCCTCTAGCGAGAAAAGAAATTCTAGAAAAAACACCTCAACTATTCATTAGTGGGCATTCGCATATTCTAAAAGCGATGTACGACCAAAAACACCAGCTCCTACACCTCAACCCTGGAGCCGCAGGTACTCAAGGGTGGCACCAAGTGCGAACTATGATACGTTTTAAGATTGATGGAGCAGAAATCAAAGATTTGGAAGTGATAGAACTCGGTAAAAGATGA
- the truA gene encoding tRNA pseudouridine(38-40) synthase TruA has product MSRYCIEFSYNGEKYFGYQIQPKQISVQETLEQALSTILREEIKTTGAGRTDTGVHAKKMFAHFDTDLILEEELLPKRLNSFLPLDISVKRLFRVSDDFHARFDATYRTYEYYISLEKNPFTQNSAWGYWRRPLNLEAMNEACKILFEYTDFTSFSKLNTDTKTNLCEIYKAFWVQEGTELKFTISANRFLRNMVRAIVGTMVDIGSGKIAPQDLRKVIETKERNAAGTSAPAQGLFLVDVGYNWE; this is encoded by the coding sequence GTGTCAAGATATTGCATAGAATTTTCTTACAACGGCGAAAAATATTTTGGTTATCAGATACAACCTAAGCAGATTTCTGTGCAAGAAACCTTGGAGCAGGCACTTTCTACCATTTTAAGAGAAGAAATAAAAACCACAGGAGCAGGGCGTACCGATACGGGCGTACACGCAAAGAAAATGTTTGCTCATTTTGATACAGATTTAATTTTAGAAGAAGAGCTATTGCCTAAAAGGCTCAATAGTTTTTTGCCACTAGATATTTCGGTGAAACGATTGTTTAGAGTATCTGATGATTTTCACGCAAGGTTTGATGCTACTTACAGAACTTACGAATATTATATTTCGTTAGAGAAAAATCCGTTTACGCAAAATTCGGCGTGGGGCTATTGGAGGCGTCCGCTAAACTTAGAAGCGATGAACGAGGCTTGCAAAATTCTTTTTGAATATACCGATTTTACAAGTTTCTCTAAACTAAATACTGATACTAAAACCAACCTCTGCGAAATTTATAAAGCTTTTTGGGTGCAAGAGGGTACGGAGCTTAAGTTTACCATTTCTGCCAATAGATTTTTGCGAAATATGGTGAGGGCTATCGTAGGGACGATGGTGGATATAGGGAGTGGCAAAATAGCACCACAAGATTTAAGAAAGGTAATCGAAACCAAAGAGAGAAATGCTGCAGGGACTTCGGCTCCTGCACAAGGTTTATTTTTGGTAGATGTAGGGTATAATTGGGAGTAG
- a CDS encoding ABC transporter ATP-binding protein: MKKQTTGMLIKRLFFIGMNFRRWFLLALLVSIILAVVSTYRPILTKNIVDHDIMQLKSTTLLMQSIYWLVGLVIAETILNFLLVFLSNYISQNVMRDIREKLYHKLIYFKTSFFDKTAIGQLVTRAVGDVETIATVYTDGFLMVFGDVLRIVMVLVAMFNVNVQLSFVALAILPIMVLITRFFQKKLKQSFGDERQWTATQNSFVQERLSGMSIIQVFNRQDAEFEKFESINASLKKALLKTVFYFSLFFPVVELITSLFIGLILFYAGYNALYNQNATPGEVIAFIQFVNMLIRPLRQIADRFNNIQRGLVGAERVLGIMDQDEAMPNEGKEIITDIKGEIDFKAVRFSYDDKQEVLKGIDFKVNQGETVAIVGATGAGKSTIINLITRFYDVSSGQILLDGKDLRDYDLYSLRQHIGVVLQDVFLFHGSIYENLTFGDETITLEQIKTIAKEIEVDDFIESLPNGYHYVVNERGASISLGQRQLLSFLRAYLSNPKILILDEATSSIDHESEKLIQKATEKITKNRTSIIIAHRLSTIEKADKILVMDKGKIVEEGTHQELLALNGYYALLYQSQLGTKKE, from the coding sequence ATGAAGAAACAAACTACAGGAATGCTTATTAAACGCTTATTTTTCATCGGAATGAATTTTAGGCGATGGTTTCTGTTGGCGTTATTGGTATCTATTATCTTGGCGGTGGTTTCTACCTATCGTCCTATTCTCACCAAAAACATTGTTGACCACGATATTATGCAGCTGAAAAGCACTACGCTTTTGATGCAGAGTATCTATTGGTTAGTTGGTTTGGTGATTGCGGAGACTATTCTTAATTTTTTGTTGGTGTTTTTATCCAATTATATTTCTCAAAATGTGATGAGAGATATAAGAGAAAAACTCTACCATAAACTGATTTATTTCAAGACTTCATTTTTTGATAAAACGGCTATTGGGCAATTAGTTACTCGTGCAGTGGGAGATGTAGAAACCATAGCAACGGTCTATACAGATGGCTTTCTAATGGTCTTTGGAGATGTGTTAAGAATAGTGATGGTGCTGGTAGCGATGTTTAATGTGAATGTTCAGTTGAGTTTTGTGGCGTTAGCGATATTGCCAATTATGGTACTCATCACTCGCTTTTTTCAAAAGAAACTCAAACAATCGTTTGGTGATGAAAGACAATGGACGGCTACGCAAAATTCATTTGTACAAGAAAGGCTTTCGGGTATGTCTATTATTCAAGTATTTAATAGGCAAGATGCCGAGTTTGAAAAGTTTGAATCCATCAATGCAAGTCTTAAAAAAGCATTACTAAAGACAGTATTTTATTTTTCCTTGTTCTTCCCTGTGGTAGAACTTATTACTTCATTGTTCATTGGGCTTATTTTGTTCTATGCGGGTTATAATGCTTTGTATAATCAAAATGCTACGCCTGGGGAAGTGATAGCGTTTATACAGTTTGTAAATATGCTGATAAGACCGCTACGCCAAATTGCCGACCGTTTTAACAATATCCAAAGAGGGTTGGTAGGAGCAGAGAGGGTTTTGGGTATTATGGATCAAGACGAAGCAATGCCTAATGAAGGGAAAGAAATCATTACAGATATTAAAGGAGAGATAGACTTTAAGGCGGTGCGTTTCTCTTATGATGATAAACAGGAAGTGCTTAAAGGGATTGATTTTAAAGTAAATCAAGGAGAAACTGTGGCGATTGTAGGAGCTACAGGGGCAGGGAAATCTACTATCATCAATCTTATTACTCGTTTTTATGATGTAAGTTCTGGGCAAATTTTACTAGATGGCAAAGACCTTAGAGATTATGATTTGTATAGTTTAAGACAACATATAGGAGTAGTATTGCAAGATGTTTTCTTGTTTCACGGAAGCATTTACGAAAATTTAACCTTCGGAGACGAAACCATTACTCTGGAGCAGATTAAAACCATAGCAAAAGAAATAGAGGTGGACGATTTTATAGAAAGTTTGCCTAATGGCTATCATTATGTGGTAAATGAGCGAGGAGCGTCTATTTCTTTGGGGCAACGCCAACTACTTTCTTTTTTAAGGGCGTATCTTTCTAATCCTAAAATTCTTATTCTTGATGAAGCCACTTCTTCCATAGACCACGAAAGTGAAAAATTGATTCAAAAAGCTACGGAGAAAATTACTAAAAATAGAACTTCTATTATCATTGCTCACAGGCTTTCTACCATAGAGAAGGCGGACAAAATTCTAGTAATGGATAAAGGTAAAATAGTAGAAGAAGGGACACATCAGGAATTGTTGGCTCTCAATGGTTATTATGCTTTGTTGTACCAATCTCAACTTGGGACGAAGAAAGAATAG
- a CDS encoding IS982-like element ISRa1 family transposase — protein MNNIEQIYERILEVLGLFSENQLISYQRRTPKMSDLEVISLNITAEYLSIDSELQLFRKLPNSLINKIERSVYNKRKRRLSLQTEQIRQRISMEFNEFEDIFIVDSMPMKVCENARSTRSKICKEQSYSSPTYGYCASQKLYFYGYKLHAVCSLNGVIKNFDISPASVHDIHYLKDIGEQMRNCTLIGDRGYLSAKVQIDLFNYANIKLDTPMRSNQKDYIPQFSLYKKKRKRIEIFFSQLCDQFMIKRNYAKTFEGFKTRIISKITAATVIQYINKFIFQRKLNHLKISII, from the coding sequence ATGAACAACATAGAGCAAATATATGAAAGAATTTTGGAAGTTTTAGGACTTTTTTCAGAAAATCAACTGATTAGTTATCAGAGAAGAACACCTAAAATGAGCGATTTAGAAGTCATAAGTCTTAATATTACTGCTGAATACTTGAGTATTGATAGCGAATTACAGTTATTTAGAAAATTGCCAAACTCTCTGATAAACAAAATTGAAAGAAGTGTTTACAATAAGCGAAAACGAAGACTATCCCTACAAACAGAGCAAATTAGACAGCGTATTTCGATGGAGTTCAATGAGTTTGAAGATATTTTTATCGTTGATAGCATGCCAATGAAAGTTTGTGAAAACGCTCGTTCTACTCGTTCAAAAATTTGTAAAGAGCAATCCTATTCTTCACCAACATATGGTTATTGTGCTTCACAGAAATTATATTTCTATGGCTATAAACTACACGCAGTATGTTCTTTAAATGGTGTGATTAAGAATTTTGATATAAGCCCTGCATCCGTTCACGACATCCACTATTTAAAAGATATTGGTGAGCAAATGCGAAACTGTACTTTAATTGGAGATAGAGGCTATTTATCAGCAAAAGTTCAAATAGATTTATTTAACTATGCTAATATTAAATTAGATACACCAATGAGAAGTAATCAGAAAGATTATATTCCTCAATTTTCATTGTACAAGAAAAAGCGAAAACGAATTGAGATATTTTTCTCTCAACTTTGCGACCAATTTATGATTAAAAGAAACTATGCTAAAACTTTTGAAGGCTTTAAAACAAGGATAATCAGTAAAATAACCGCCGCAACGGTTATTCAATATATCAATAAATTTATCTTCCAAAGAAAATTAAATCATCTAAAAATCAGTATTATTTAA
- a CDS encoding ABC transporter ATP-binding protein, with protein sequence MILDIVNLTKKFGEQVALNQINLTIQKNEIIGLLGPNGAGKSTLMKTISGVLDIEEGEISFNGTSLSVGTLDAKKKIGFLPENNPLYTEMYVREYLELVADIHHISKQRIDEVIDLVGITPEKSKKIGQLSKGYKQRVGLAQAIIHQPDLLILDEPTNGLDPNQILEIREVIKEIGRKKTVILSTHIMQEVEALCSRVILIHKGNIMQDSPIEEFKGKYASLEEAFAAYTH encoded by the coding sequence ATGATTTTGGATATTGTAAATCTTACTAAAAAGTTTGGGGAGCAGGTCGCATTAAACCAAATTAACCTTACCATACAAAAAAATGAAATTATAGGTTTGTTAGGACCTAATGGGGCAGGCAAATCTACTTTAATGAAAACCATTTCTGGTGTTTTGGATATAGAGGAAGGGGAAATTTCTTTCAATGGAACTTCTTTGTCAGTAGGAACATTAGATGCTAAGAAAAAGATAGGCTTTTTACCAGAAAATAACCCGCTTTATACGGAAATGTATGTACGAGAATATTTGGAATTGGTGGCAGATATTCATCACATATCTAAACAAAGGATAGATGAAGTGATAGATTTAGTAGGAATAACACCAGAAAAGTCTAAGAAAATAGGGCAATTATCCAAAGGATATAAGCAGAGGGTAGGTTTAGCTCAAGCTATTATCCACCAGCCAGATTTGCTAATTTTAGACGAGCCAACAAACGGACTAGACCCTAACCAAATTTTAGAGATACGAGAAGTGATTAAAGAAATAGGGCGTAAAAAAACGGTTATTCTATCTACACATATTATGCAGGAGGTGGAGGCGTTGTGCAGTAGAGTGATACTGATACACAAGGGCAACATTATGCAAGATTCTCCAATAGAAGAGTTCAAAGGCAAGTATGCTTCCTTAGAAGAAGCCTTTGCAGCATATACCCATTAA
- the pheS gene encoding phenylalanine--tRNA ligase subunit alpha, which translates to MLEHIETYLQEVKQFQSSNKDEIEQFRIKFNGKKGILNAIFDEFKQVPNEQKKAFGQKINVLKQAVAEKLEELKNTTASNIVVEKKDLTRPGYPLELGSRHPINLVKNRIIEIFKSIGFAVSDGPEIEDDWHNFTALNLPEYHPARDMQDTFFIEQNPDILLRTHTSSVQIRHMEQNEPPMRILSPGRVFRNEAISSRSHCIFHQIEGLYIDEKVSFADLKQTIQFFTTELFGKSKIRMRPSYFPFTEPSAEVDVYWGLNSETDYRITKGTGWLEIMGCGMVDPAVLKNVNIDPDKYSGYAFGMGIERIVMLLYQMSDIRMFFENDVRMLEQFKTL; encoded by the coding sequence ATGTTAGAACACATCGAAACATATCTACAAGAGGTAAAACAATTTCAGTCTTCAAATAAAGATGAAATAGAACAGTTCAGGATAAAATTTAACGGTAAAAAAGGAATTTTAAACGCCATCTTTGATGAGTTTAAACAAGTTCCGAACGAACAAAAAAAAGCTTTTGGACAAAAAATAAATGTTCTAAAACAAGCTGTTGCCGAAAAACTAGAAGAGCTTAAAAATACAACTGCCTCTAATATTGTAGTAGAAAAAAAAGATTTAACTCGCCCTGGGTATCCTTTGGAACTGGGGAGCAGACACCCTATCAATTTAGTAAAAAATAGGATTATTGAGATATTTAAGTCCATCGGGTTTGCGGTATCAGACGGTCCTGAAATAGAGGACGACTGGCACAACTTTACTGCCCTTAATCTGCCTGAGTACCACCCTGCTAGAGATATGCAGGACACCTTTTTCATAGAGCAAAATCCTGATATTCTCCTTAGAACACATACCTCATCTGTGCAGATAAGACATATGGAGCAAAATGAACCTCCTATGCGTATTCTATCACCAGGTAGAGTATTTAGAAATGAAGCTATTTCTTCTCGTTCGCATTGTATTTTCCACCAGATAGAAGGTCTTTATATTGATGAAAAGGTGAGTTTTGCGGATTTAAAGCAAACCATACAGTTTTTCACTACGGAGCTTTTTGGAAAGTCTAAAATTAGAATGAGACCGTCTTATTTCCCATTCACCGAGCCAAGTGCGGAGGTTGATGTTTATTGGGGGCTTAACTCCGAAACAGACTACCGAATTACTAAAGGTACAGGTTGGTTAGAAATTATGGGCTGTGGTATGGTAGACCCTGCCGTACTTAAAAATGTAAATATAGACCCTGACAAATACAGTGGCTATGCTTTTGGTATGGGAATAGAGCGAATTGTAATGCTTCTCTACCAAATGAGCGACATTCGTATGTTCTTTGAGAACGATGTAAGAATGCTAGAACAGTTTAAAACGCTATAA
- a CDS encoding IS1096 element passenger TnpR family protein, whose protein sequence is MVYKIRVILDTKDNVFRDIEVRGKQTLWNLHNGIKSAFSLQGDELSSFYFSDDEWTELNAIPLEDMSDDGDGEIMSDVYITEAFPEKGSKMLFKYGFIDLWEFYCELLEVIKEKPAVNYPITVFRYGNMPLKAPSKNTSSKPSPTMMSDDFDDFDSFENDFDDDEGFADDFSDEYYDDED, encoded by the coding sequence ATGGTTTATAAAATCAGAGTTATTTTAGACACGAAGGATAATGTTTTTAGAGACATTGAGGTGAGAGGAAAGCAAACCTTGTGGAATTTGCATAATGGTATCAAAAGTGCGTTCAGTCTTCAGGGAGACGAGTTGTCTTCATTTTACTTTTCTGATGACGAATGGACGGAGCTCAATGCGATACCACTAGAGGATATGTCTGATGATGGAGATGGAGAAATCATGTCCGATGTATACATCACAGAGGCTTTTCCAGAGAAGGGTAGCAAAATGCTATTCAAATACGGTTTTATAGACCTGTGGGAATTCTATTGTGAACTTTTAGAAGTGATAAAAGAAAAACCTGCAGTAAACTACCCTATAACTGTATTTAGATACGGTAATATGCCACTAAAGGCTCCTAGCAAAAATACTTCATCAAAACCATCACCTACTATGATGAGTGATGATTTTGACGACTTCGATAGTTTTGAAAACGATTTTGATGATGATGAAGGCTTTGCTGATGATTTTAGTGATGAGTATTATGACGATGAAGATTAA
- a CDS encoding DUF2752 domain-containing protein, protein MAIEDYMLSCPNKKIFGMECFGCGSQRALLLISEGKFVEAFYMFPAIYPLILFVLVSAINFIDKKRHYGKVMIFLALVSVITMIISYFCKNF, encoded by the coding sequence ATGGCTATAGAAGATTATATGCTTTCTTGTCCTAACAAGAAAATATTTGGTATGGAATGTTTTGGTTGTGGTTCACAGAGGGCTTTGCTGCTTATTTCCGAAGGTAAATTTGTGGAGGCGTTTTATATGTTTCCTGCCATTTATCCTTTGATATTATTTGTGTTAGTGAGTGCTATTAACTTTATAGATAAAAAGAGACATTATGGTAAAGTAATGATTTTTTTGGCTCTTGTTAGTGTAATCACTATGATTATTTCTTATTTTTGTAAAAATTTCTAA
- a CDS encoding CCC motif membrane protein: MKQNLPNATLVLVLGILSILGCCCYGVPGIILGVVALVMYKKDNQLYWANPELYANYSNLTTGRILAIIGIVLSALNVLAYVVLIVLFGFEALTDQELLQERIQEMIQH, encoded by the coding sequence ATGAAACAAAATTTACCAAACGCTACACTAGTGCTTGTACTTGGGATTTTATCTATTCTAGGTTGTTGTTGTTATGGAGTTCCTGGAATTATCTTAGGTGTAGTTGCTTTAGTGATGTACAAAAAAGATAACCAGCTTTATTGGGCTAACCCAGAATTGTATGCTAATTATAGCAATCTAACTACAGGGCGTATATTGGCTATTATCGGTATTGTATTGAGTGCCTTAAATGTTTTAGCTTATGTAGTATTGATAGTATTGTTTGGCTTTGAAGCTTTAACAGACCAAGAACTTTTACAAGAAAGAATTCAAGAGATGATACAACACTAA